A section of the Deltaproteobacteria bacterium genome encodes:
- the flhF gene encoding flagellar biosynthesis protein FlhF: MQIKRYEAKSTQEALARIKRELGPDAIILSSKQFSRGGGTRVEVVAAKDPDEPVLSPPSRANPYGAMPAVPPDGKGGSPEWEGLREDIGELRLLLRELKKRETLFDEFGEVKDRLNVLFDLLGLKNSREKTHLTRVYSRLVRQGVSRKGACVLLESLNLGAAQGRVDIDGPEEGLMRVEELIRGRFRRERPAPGGRRIQVFVGPSGVGKTTTIAKLAARYALGGKHRVGLATTDTYRIAAPEQLRTYAGIMDIPMQVAADEKGLRKAIEGHADRDIILVDTPGTGLGDVSHLERMKGLFHDREGMEMNLLLCAASSRENLFDTLSCYEPLRVDQVILTKVDECRRFGFLFDVLDKAQKPVPYVTTGQNVPGDIQAVNAGDLARLIVNGTLH, translated from the coding sequence ATGCAGATCAAGCGCTACGAAGCGAAGAGCACCCAGGAGGCCCTGGCAAGAATCAAGAGGGAACTCGGGCCGGACGCCATCATTCTTTCGAGCAAGCAATTCTCCCGCGGTGGGGGAACCCGGGTGGAGGTGGTGGCGGCGAAAGATCCGGATGAGCCCGTTCTTTCCCCCCCGTCCCGCGCCAATCCTTACGGCGCCATGCCCGCCGTGCCCCCCGATGGGAAAGGGGGGTCACCGGAATGGGAGGGGTTGCGCGAGGACATCGGCGAATTGAGACTCCTCCTGCGGGAGCTGAAGAAACGCGAGACCCTGTTCGATGAATTCGGAGAAGTCAAGGACCGCCTGAACGTCCTGTTCGATCTTCTCGGGCTCAAGAACAGCAGAGAAAAAACGCACCTCACCCGGGTTTATTCCCGCCTGGTCAGGCAGGGTGTTTCCAGAAAAGGCGCCTGTGTGCTTCTGGAGAGTCTCAACCTGGGGGCGGCGCAGGGCCGCGTCGATATCGATGGGCCGGAAGAGGGGCTGATGAGGGTTGAGGAGCTGATCCGCGGGCGGTTCAGACGCGAACGGCCGGCCCCCGGGGGGAGGCGGATCCAGGTCTTCGTCGGGCCGTCCGGTGTGGGGAAAACGACGACGATTGCCAAACTGGCCGCCCGCTACGCTCTGGGCGGAAAGCACAGGGTGGGGTTGGCCACGACGGACACGTATCGCATCGCCGCGCCCGAACAGTTGAGAACGTATGCCGGCATCATGGACATCCCCATGCAGGTCGCCGCCGATGAAAAGGGGTTGCGGAAGGCGATCGAGGGGCATGCCGACCGGGATATCATCCTCGTCGATACACCCGGCACGGGACTCGGGGACGTGTCCCACCTGGAGCGGATGAAGGGGCTGTTTCACGACCGGGAGGGCATGGAGATGAACCTCCTTCTGTGCGCGGCATCGAGCCGGGAAAACCTTTTCGACACCCTGTCCTGTTACGAGCCCCTCCGCGTCGATCAGGTTATCCTGACCAAGGTGGACGAGTGCCGCCGCTTCGGATTCCTCTTCGATGTGCTGGATAAGGCACAAAAACCGGTGCCCTATGTCACAACGGGACAGAATGTGCCCGGAGATATTCAGGCCGTGAATGCGGGGGATCTGGCCAGATTGATTGTAAATGGAACGCTGCACTAG
- the flhA gene encoding flagellar biosynthesis protein FlhA: MATTGITQNAYTWDWMKSNSAIVALAVIGILAVMVVPLHKTVLDILLSFNIAVAMIILLMAMYVLKPLDFSVFPSVLLIATLFRLALNVASTRIILLRGGEGTDAAGQVIKAFGTFVVGGNYVVGMIVFAVLVLINFIVITKGSTRIAEVAARFTLDAMPGKQMSIDADLNAGMITDLEARHRRGEVEKEANFYGAMDGASKFVRGDAVAGIIIVLINIIGGLIVGVLQNGMTVVEAARNYTLLTVGDGLVTQVPALIVSTAAGMLVTRNTASTDLGGELQAQLFMHPRAIATAAAMLFIFGLIPGMPKLAFFMIALIMAGLAVKLYKTRAVETEIAEEDIQEAPPSDTQELFVPVDPLGLEVGYGLISLVDASQGGELLQRIKMLRKQLAMEMGFVMPAIHIRDNLQLKPNGYSFLMKGVEIARGELMPGHHLVIMADETGPKIQGIETREPAFGLPAVWIPEREKESVQARGLIVVDPATVITTHMTEIVKNHADELLGRQEVQNMLDQLSQTYPRVVDELVPKVVPLGVLQKVLQRLLRERISVRNLMTIIEMLADYVAVTKNVDILTGYVRQSLARVITKQYEDAEGHIHVMMVSPEIEDIINRSIQHTEFESFVSPDPNMVSRMVGSLQKGLNTFTSQGLQPIVLCSPTVRIHLRNILERFFPNMVVLSHNEISREASIRSLGMVEL; encoded by the coding sequence ATGGCGACGACGGGCATAACACAAAACGCGTATACGTGGGACTGGATGAAGAGCAACAGCGCCATCGTGGCCCTGGCCGTGATCGGCATTCTGGCGGTTATGGTGGTGCCCCTTCACAAAACCGTTCTGGACATTCTGCTGTCGTTCAACATCGCCGTGGCGATGATCATCCTGCTCATGGCCATGTACGTCCTGAAACCGCTGGATTTTTCCGTTTTCCCCTCGGTGCTGCTCATCGCGACCCTGTTCCGTCTGGCCCTCAATGTGGCGTCCACGCGGATCATTCTCCTACGCGGCGGCGAGGGAACCGACGCGGCCGGACAGGTCATCAAGGCTTTCGGCACGTTCGTCGTCGGGGGGAATTACGTTGTCGGCATGATCGTCTTCGCCGTTCTGGTCCTGATCAATTTCATCGTCATCACCAAGGGCTCGACGCGTATCGCCGAAGTGGCCGCCCGGTTCACCCTCGACGCCATGCCGGGCAAACAGATGAGCATCGACGCGGACCTGAACGCGGGCATGATCACCGACCTGGAGGCAAGGCACAGGCGTGGCGAGGTCGAAAAGGAGGCGAACTTCTACGGCGCCATGGACGGCGCGAGCAAGTTCGTCCGGGGTGATGCGGTGGCGGGGATCATCATCGTCCTGATCAACATCATCGGGGGACTCATTGTCGGTGTGCTCCAGAACGGCATGACCGTGGTGGAGGCGGCGAGGAATTACACGCTCCTGACCGTCGGGGACGGCCTGGTCACCCAGGTGCCGGCCCTGATCGTGTCCACCGCCGCGGGTATGCTCGTGACCCGCAATACGGCCTCGACCGACCTGGGCGGGGAGCTGCAGGCTCAGTTGTTCATGCATCCCCGGGCCATTGCCACGGCGGCGGCCATGCTCTTTATCTTCGGCCTGATCCCGGGGATGCCGAAACTGGCGTTTTTTATGATCGCCCTGATCATGGCGGGCCTGGCCGTAAAACTTTACAAAACGCGAGCCGTCGAGACGGAAATCGCTGAAGAGGATATCCAGGAAGCACCGCCGTCCGACACGCAGGAGCTGTTCGTTCCCGTCGATCCCCTGGGCCTGGAAGTCGGTTACGGCCTCATTTCTCTGGTGGACGCGTCCCAGGGCGGCGAGTTGCTCCAGCGGATCAAGATGCTCCGGAAACAGTTGGCCATGGAAATGGGCTTCGTCATGCCGGCCATTCATATCCGCGATAACCTCCAGTTGAAGCCGAACGGATATTCCTTTCTGATGAAGGGGGTCGAAATCGCCCGGGGAGAGCTGATGCCGGGGCATCACCTCGTCATCATGGCCGATGAGACGGGGCCGAAAATTCAGGGGATCGAGACCAGGGAACCCGCTTTTGGCCTGCCCGCCGTCTGGATTCCCGAACGGGAAAAGGAAAGCGTTCAGGCCAGAGGCCTGATCGTGGTGGACCCGGCAACGGTCATTACCACCCATATGACGGAAATCGTCAAAAACCATGCCGACGAACTGCTGGGGCGGCAGGAGGTCCAGAACATGCTCGACCAGCTGTCCCAGACCTACCCGAGGGTGGTGGACGAACTCGTGCCCAAGGTGGTGCCCCTGGGGGTGCTCCAGAAAGTCCTCCAGCGGCTGCTGCGTGAGCGGATCTCCGTCCGCAACCTGATGACCATCATCGAGATGCTGGCGGATTACGTGGCCGTCACGAAGAACGTCGATATTTTGACGGGCTATGTGCGCCAGTCCCTGGCCCGCGTGATTACCAAGCAGTACGAGGACGCGGAGGGTCATATCCATGTCATGATGGTCTCTCCTGAAATCGAGGACATCATCAATCGCTCGATCCAGCATACGGAATTTGAATCCTTCGTTTCTCCCGATCCGAATATGGTCAGCCGGATGGTCGGCAGCCTGCAAAAGGGGCTGAACACGTTTACGTCGCAGGGGTTGCAGCCGATCGTGCTCTGTTCGCCGACGGTTCGGATTCATTTGCGTAATATTCTGGAACGGTTCTTCCCCAACATGGTGGTGCTCTCCCACAATGAAATATCGAGGGAAGCGAGTATTCGGTCATTAGGCATGGTGGAGTTGTAG
- a CDS encoding MinD/ParA family protein: MRNGKVPSPDEWAAPLELGKTGHRRRKRPVRVIAVTSGKGGVGKTNITANMACLLARMRNRVLVLDADVGLANIDVILGLTPTFNLCHVLAGEKTLKEVIVPGPGGFRILPSASGLQEMSDLSRGHKLTLIDEIRTLRDELDFMLIDTGAGISGNVMYFNMAAQEIIVVTSPEPTAITDAYAVIKVLNQRHAKERFRVLVNMVKNEEEAKEVFARLNQATSHFLNVTVAYLGHVVQDDHVPEAVRKQKPFVTLFPRSAAARCLRDLAEKIGREEPDHDTTGTLGFFWDAM; the protein is encoded by the coding sequence ATGAGAAACGGAAAGGTTCCATCCCCCGATGAATGGGCCGCCCCCCTGGAATTGGGAAAGACGGGTCACCGCAGGCGGAAGCGTCCTGTCCGTGTGATCGCCGTGACGAGCGGGAAAGGCGGCGTCGGCAAGACGAACATTACGGCGAATATGGCCTGCCTTTTGGCGAGGATGCGAAACCGGGTCCTGGTCCTGGATGCCGATGTCGGTCTGGCCAATATCGATGTGATTTTAGGCCTGACGCCGACGTTCAACCTCTGCCATGTCCTGGCCGGCGAGAAGACCCTCAAGGAGGTGATTGTGCCGGGTCCGGGCGGCTTCAGGATTCTGCCCTCCGCTTCGGGGCTTCAGGAAATGTCCGATCTCTCCAGGGGGCACAAGCTGACCCTCATCGATGAAATCAGGACGTTGCGGGACGAGCTGGATTTCATGCTCATCGATACGGGAGCCGGTATTTCGGGAAACGTGATGTACTTCAACATGGCGGCCCAGGAGATCATCGTGGTCACCTCCCCCGAGCCGACGGCCATCACCGACGCCTACGCCGTGATCAAGGTGTTGAATCAGCGGCACGCCAAGGAGCGTTTCCGGGTTCTGGTCAATATGGTGAAGAATGAGGAGGAGGCCAAGGAGGTCTTTGCCCGCCTGAACCAGGCGACCAGTCATTTTCTCAATGTAACGGTGGCGTATCTGGGTCATGTCGTTCAGGACGACCATGTCCCGGAGGCTGTACGAAAACAGAAACCCTTTGTGACCCTCTTCCCCCGGTCTGCGGCGGCCAGATGCCTCCGGGACCTGGCGGAAAAAATCGGTCGGGAAGAACCCGACCATGACACAACGGGAACATTGGGTTTTTTCTGGGATGCGATGTAG